The nucleotide sequence ACAGGGCAAAAAGGGCGAAATCGAATCGGTTGAAATTCCACAAGGGGTGATTCTGATGACTAGCCAAGGGCAGACATCGCAGATTGCCGTGGTCGGTGATGCGGGCTGTTAGGCGGGCTAGTTCAAGTTTCTGTATTTAAACTTTATTGAGTGGTGAGACTCATGATCAATTTGCTTCTGCTGGCGGCGATACTCATACCGTTTTTTGCGATCCAACATTTGGTGATTCGCTTTATTGCGCGGCGCAATGGATTTAAGCCAGTGACGCATGACTTGAGTGGGTTGGGGCCGGTGCTCTTTCGACAGCGTTGGGGGAGTGTGCGGATTGGCAAAACGACAAGCTGGGGCCGCAGTGTAACAATTACGGCATTTCAAGACTATCTGCATCTTCGATTGAATCCCCTGATGGGTGGTGGCGAACTTCTATTACCGTTGCAGAGCGCTGAGTATGAATTCTCCCGATGGATGCGGGGGGAGCTGGTGGATATTGCGATCGATGGCAAAACCTACTTATTTGGTAAAAAGATTGTCCAAATCGTGAAACAACACTATGTTTAGCCGATGCTGATGATCGAGTAAAGTGTAGCACTGACAATTCTGCTGATTGAGGCGCTAGGACATATGGCTACAACAATCGAACTCAAGGCTGGCGAAAAACTGACCATATTTCGACGAAATTTCAGTAGTGTGCCAGTGGAATATCGGTTTGAAGCATCCTCGCTTGATGGCTCAGAGCCTAGTGGTGCGATCGAGATTTGTGGTTCTAACTGGATTTTCCCAAAACCGCCGTTGGTTCAGCCGCTGCAAACGATCAATGTGGCGCAGGCCGGAATGTGGGATACGTTTTTCCGGGTAGATGTAACGGCCCATGAAGCCGTCATTTTGATGCTGCCGAAGCGTCGTGGCCAAATCGACCAGCGAGTGATTCTGTTGGCGGTAGTCGCTTTAGTCATCATCCTCGCGCTCGTAATCTTCCTGGTAACACAGTAACGGCGATATACGTTCGAGGACTTGAATATCAGCGGGTTTGAATGTAAACAGTTGTTGCTCGCCCTGGCAGTTGCTGAAAATTTGCGCTGTAAGTAAGAAGTTAGCGGGTGGTTAAGGTAAGGATGCTGCTTGCTCACCAGTCGTAAGTTCTACTGTCAGGGAGATTTGGTTGTGGTTTCTGTGCAAACAAGTTCGACGTTTAAGCCGCAGGTGATGGGATCGGTGGCAAATACGCTCCGATCGCTCACACCCGGAGAAGCCGAGGCATTACAGTTTGTCAGCCACGATAAGATCTTGACCTGGGAAGGATTAGTCGAGCATATTGGTAAGCCAAATGCCACGGTGCATTTAATCGATACGACTCGGTTTGAGGGACACTACGGCTATACGCGGAATGCCTTGGGACGCGGTGCGAGTTATACACAGTTTAATTTCTATAGTGAGGTGCAGTTTCCGCAGACGCGGCGGTATATGCCATTTCTGGTGTTTGACTTTCGCGATCGCCCCCTGCTCTGGAACGGTCAATCCTACCGCTGGGTGCTAAACATTCGGCGCTACGACTACAAAGATTCGCACCAAGCACTGGCGGATATGTTGGCGGGGTTACGAACGCTTTTATCCAAAAATCTGATGGCCGGTTATGGTGAGCCGTTATTGTTTGTCTATGAAAAGCCTGGGACGTATCGACGACCGCATATCCAACAGCTAACGGAAGTGAAAGCAGCGGGTTTCGAGACGATTACCGAACAGCAAATGATCGAGGCAGCAGGCGGGGCACTTGTGTCGGTGCTCAATCCAGGGACGGCGATCGGCTATCTCGAATTAATCAAAGTCGGCGAGGACGGCGATCACCTCACCCCCCGACATATCGCCGTATTTGAAGATACGCCGGAACGCATTCCCCCAATCACCGGCATCGTCACCTTAGAACCCCAGACACCCCTGTCCCACGTCAATCTCCTGGCCAAAAATCGCGGCACCCCAAATGTCTCAACCGCAAAGATGGAACTAATTCCGAGTTTGGCCGGATCGATCGGCAAGCTCGTCAAGATGGTCGCAAAACCCGATGGCACGGTCACATTTACCCCCGTCAGCCAAGCCGAAGCCGAGCAATTTTGGGCTTCAAAAACCAAAGATCAGCTCGAAGTACCGACGATTACGGCAACCAGTTTAGACCCAGTCGAATTTGCCACCGGCTCCCCCACCGACCTCGCCCTCCCGAATATCGGCTCCAAAGCATCCAACTATGCCGTACTGCAAAATCGGCTCGATCCCACATTCGTCAAACCCGGGTTTGGACTAAGTTTTGCCCATTATCAACAAATCGCCGCCGAGCCGGATACACAGATTATTATTCGCGACTTATTAGCCCGCAAAAATCTGTTCGCCCCAGAGGAAATTAATGCGCTGCTGAAGCTAATTCGCAAAAGCATCGAAAAACACACCTCCGATGCAACGATCGCCCCCGCAATTGCCGCCGTCCGCGCCGTCATCGCCAAAATGCCCGGCGTCAAACGGATTCGCCTCCGCAGCTCCACCAACAGCGAAGATTTGCCCACATTCAATGGCGCAGGGCTGTATGAGTCCAAAGGATTTAACGTTGACGATAGCGATCAAAAATTACGCAAAAAACTGTTAAAGGTAATGGCTTCGTTATGGTTAGAGCGAGCATTTTGGGAACGGGAAATTTTCGCGATTGACCACGCTGACGTAGGCATGGCAATTTTGATTAATCCCGCCTTTAGTGATGA is from Romeriopsis navalis LEGE 11480 and encodes:
- a CDS encoding PEP/pyruvate-binding domain-containing protein, translating into MVSVQTSSTFKPQVMGSVANTLRSLTPGEAEALQFVSHDKILTWEGLVEHIGKPNATVHLIDTTRFEGHYGYTRNALGRGASYTQFNFYSEVQFPQTRRYMPFLVFDFRDRPLLWNGQSYRWVLNIRRYDYKDSHQALADMLAGLRTLLSKNLMAGYGEPLLFVYEKPGTYRRPHIQQLTEVKAAGFETITEQQMIEAAGGALVSVLNPGTAIGYLELIKVGEDGDHLTPRHIAVFEDTPERIPPITGIVTLEPQTPLSHVNLLAKNRGTPNVSTAKMELIPSLAGSIGKLVKMVAKPDGTVTFTPVSQAEAEQFWASKTKDQLEVPTITATSLDPVEFATGSPTDLALPNIGSKASNYAVLQNRLDPTFVKPGFGLSFAHYQQIAAEPDTQIIIRDLLARKNLFAPEEINALLKLIRKSIEKHTSDATIAPAIAAVRAVIAKMPGVKRIRLRSSTNSEDLPTFNGAGLYESKGFNVDDSDQKLRKKLLKVMASLWLERAFWEREIFAIDHADVGMAILINPAFSDEFANGVVVGTEESNGFRTWVNAQKGEASVTNPLDDELPESFAFVGDRLSELQVQSRSNIGSVFLVDGADTIRNERQEALLQLRQVTQQLYEHFVEAQRAGGDRRKYGIDIEYKLMQEGDAVRLYVKQSRLLNLGEAAPDPPTGTRVVAKDNGMGGAHLRRYPKQLSELRDDQMCIMKVNQVVGINRVEDVGNGFAKINVVVPCTACPSFKGEVYVFRKHFNFL